The following proteins come from a genomic window of Gallus gallus isolate bGalGal1 chromosome 22, bGalGal1.mat.broiler.GRCg7b, whole genome shotgun sequence:
- the NEFL gene encoding neurofilament light polypeptide isoform X1, with translation MSSYGYDPFFPSYKRRYADSPRLHVSGMRSGGYSSARSAYSSLSAPVSSVSVRRSYATSSASGSLLHSVDSLDLSQVAAISNDLKSIRSQERAQLQDLNDRFACFIERVHELEQQNKVLEAELLVLRQKHAEPSRFRALYEQEIRELRLAAEEATSEKQALQGERESLEETLRGLQARYEEEVLSREDAEARLLEVRKGADEAALARAELEKRVDSLLDELAFLKKVHEEELAELQAQIQYAHLSVEMDVSAKPDLSAALRDIRAQYEKLAARNMQNAEEWFRSRFTVLSESAAKNTDAVRAAKDEVSESRRLLKAKTLEIEATRGMNEALEKQLQELEEKQSADISALQDTINKLENELRTTKSEMARYLKEYQDLLNVKMALDIEIAAYRKLLEGEETRLSFTSVGSITSGYTQTAPTFGRSAYSGLQSTSYLMTTRSFPTYYSSHVQEEQIEIEETIEAAKAGEAKAAPAEEGEEEEKEEGEEEEAGGEEAEEEEEGAKEESEEGKEGEEEEGEETAAEDGEESQETAEETGEEEKEEKEAAGKEETEVKKKA, from the exons ATGAGCTCGTACGGCTACGACCCGTTCTTCCCCTCCTACAAGCGGCGCTATGCTGACAGCCCGCGGCTGCACGTCTCCGGGATGCGGAGCGGCGGTTACAGCTCGGCGCGCTCGGCGTATTCCAGCCTCTCCGCGCCCGTCTCCTCCGTGTCGGTGCGCCGCAGCTACGCCACCTCCAGCGCTTCGGGCTCCCTCCTGCACTCGGTGGACAGCCTCGACCTGAGCCAGGTGGCCGCCATCAGCAACGACCTCAAGTCGATCCGCAGCCAGGAGCGGGCCCAGCTGCAGGACCTCAATGACCGCTTCGCCTGCTTCATCGAGCGGGTGCACgagctggagcagcagaacaaagtgCTGGAGGCCGAGCTGCTGGTGCTGCGGCAGAAGCATGCCGAGCCGTCCCGCTTCAGAGCCCTCTACGAGCAGGAGATCCGCGAGCTGCGCTTGGCCGCCGAGGAGGCGACGAGCGAGAAGCAGGCGCTGCAGGGCGAGAGGGAGAGCCTGGAGGAGACCCTGAGGGGGCTGCAGGCTCGCTACGAAGAGGAGGTGCTGAGCCGCGAGGACGCCGAGGCCCGGCTGCTGGAGGTGCGCAAAGGAGCGGACGAGGCAGCGCTGGCGCGGGCGGAGCTGGAGAAGCGCGTGGACAGCCTGCTGGACGAGCTGGCCTTCCTCAAGAAGGTGCACGAGGAGGAGCTGGCCGAGCTGCAGGCTCAGATCCAATACGCGCACCTCTCGGTGGAGATGGACGTGTCGGCCAAGCCCGACCTGTCGGCCGCGCTGCGCGACATCCGCGCGCAGTACGAGAAGCTGGCGGCGCGCAACATGCAGAACGCCGAGGAGTGGTTCCGCAGCCGCTTCACCGTGCTCAGCGAAAGCGCCGCTAAGAACACCGACGCCGTCCGCGCCGCCAAGGACGAGGTGTCCGAGAGCCGCCGGCTGCTCAAGGCCAAGACGCTGGAGATCGAAGCCACCCGCGGCATGAACGAGGCgctggagaagcagctgcaggagctggaggagaaacAGAGCGCCGACATCTCCGCGCTGCAG GATACCATCAACAAACTAGAGAACGAATTGAGAACCACAAAGAGCGAGATGGCTCGGTACCTAAAGGAATACCAGGATCTGCTCAACGTGAAAATGGCCCTGGACATTGAGATTGCTGCATACAG gaAACTGCTGGAAGGTGAAGAGACCCGACTCAGTTTCACCAGTGTTGGAAGCATCACCAGTGGCTACACCCAGACTGCCCCCACCTTTGGCAGGTCTGCCTACAGTGGGCTCCAGTCCACCTCCTACTTGATGACAACCCGTTCCTTCCCCACATACTACTCTAGTCATGTCCAGGAAGAACAGATTGAAATAGAGGAAACAATTGAGGCTGCTAAAGCAGGAGAAGCCAAGGCAGCCCCTGCAGAGGaaggtgaggaggaagagaaggaggaaggtgaggaggaagaagcaggaggtgaagaggctgaagaagaggaggaag GTGCGAAGGAAGAAtcagaagaaggcaaagaaggtgaggaggaggaaggagaagaaacagcagctgaagatgGAGAGGAGTCTCAAGAAACTGCTGAGGAaactggagaggaggagaaggaagagaaagaagcagcagggaaggaagaaacCGAAGTGAAGAAAAAGGCTTGA
- the NEFL gene encoding neurofilament light polypeptide isoform X2: MSSYGYDPFFPSYKRRYADSPRLHVSGMRSGGYSSARSAYSSLSAPVSSVSVRRSYATSSASGSLLHSVDSLDLSQVAAISNDLKSIRSQERAQLQDLNDRFACFIERVHELEQQNKVLEAELLVLRQKHAEPSRFRALYEQEIRELRLAAEEATSEKQALQGERESLEETLRGLQARYEEEVLSREDAEARLLEVRKGADEAALARAELEKRVDSLLDELAFLKKVHEEELAELQAQIQYAHLSVEMDVSAKPDLSAALRDIRAQYEKLAARNMQNAEEWFRSRFTVLSESAAKNTDAVRAAKDEVSESRRLLKAKTLEIEATRGMNEALEKQLQELEEKQSADISALQDTINKLENELRTTKSEMARYLKEYQDLLNVKMALDIEIAAYRKLLEGEETRLSFTSVGSITSGYTQTAPTFGRSAYSGLQSTSYLMTTRSFPTYYSSHVQEEQIEIEETIEAAKAGEAKAAPAEEGEEEEKEEGAKEESEEGKEGEEEEGEETAAEDGEESQETAEETGEEEKEEKEAAGKEETEVKKKA, translated from the exons ATGAGCTCGTACGGCTACGACCCGTTCTTCCCCTCCTACAAGCGGCGCTATGCTGACAGCCCGCGGCTGCACGTCTCCGGGATGCGGAGCGGCGGTTACAGCTCGGCGCGCTCGGCGTATTCCAGCCTCTCCGCGCCCGTCTCCTCCGTGTCGGTGCGCCGCAGCTACGCCACCTCCAGCGCTTCGGGCTCCCTCCTGCACTCGGTGGACAGCCTCGACCTGAGCCAGGTGGCCGCCATCAGCAACGACCTCAAGTCGATCCGCAGCCAGGAGCGGGCCCAGCTGCAGGACCTCAATGACCGCTTCGCCTGCTTCATCGAGCGGGTGCACgagctggagcagcagaacaaagtgCTGGAGGCCGAGCTGCTGGTGCTGCGGCAGAAGCATGCCGAGCCGTCCCGCTTCAGAGCCCTCTACGAGCAGGAGATCCGCGAGCTGCGCTTGGCCGCCGAGGAGGCGACGAGCGAGAAGCAGGCGCTGCAGGGCGAGAGGGAGAGCCTGGAGGAGACCCTGAGGGGGCTGCAGGCTCGCTACGAAGAGGAGGTGCTGAGCCGCGAGGACGCCGAGGCCCGGCTGCTGGAGGTGCGCAAAGGAGCGGACGAGGCAGCGCTGGCGCGGGCGGAGCTGGAGAAGCGCGTGGACAGCCTGCTGGACGAGCTGGCCTTCCTCAAGAAGGTGCACGAGGAGGAGCTGGCCGAGCTGCAGGCTCAGATCCAATACGCGCACCTCTCGGTGGAGATGGACGTGTCGGCCAAGCCCGACCTGTCGGCCGCGCTGCGCGACATCCGCGCGCAGTACGAGAAGCTGGCGGCGCGCAACATGCAGAACGCCGAGGAGTGGTTCCGCAGCCGCTTCACCGTGCTCAGCGAAAGCGCCGCTAAGAACACCGACGCCGTCCGCGCCGCCAAGGACGAGGTGTCCGAGAGCCGCCGGCTGCTCAAGGCCAAGACGCTGGAGATCGAAGCCACCCGCGGCATGAACGAGGCgctggagaagcagctgcaggagctggaggagaaacAGAGCGCCGACATCTCCGCGCTGCAG GATACCATCAACAAACTAGAGAACGAATTGAGAACCACAAAGAGCGAGATGGCTCGGTACCTAAAGGAATACCAGGATCTGCTCAACGTGAAAATGGCCCTGGACATTGAGATTGCTGCATACAG gaAACTGCTGGAAGGTGAAGAGACCCGACTCAGTTTCACCAGTGTTGGAAGCATCACCAGTGGCTACACCCAGACTGCCCCCACCTTTGGCAGGTCTGCCTACAGTGGGCTCCAGTCCACCTCCTACTTGATGACAACCCGTTCCTTCCCCACATACTACTCTAGTCATGTCCAGGAAGAACAGATTGAAATAGAGGAAACAATTGAGGCTGCTAAAGCAGGAGAAGCCAAGGCAGCCCCTGCAGAGGaaggtgaggaggaagagaaggaggaag GTGCGAAGGAAGAAtcagaagaaggcaaagaaggtgaggaggaggaaggagaagaaacagcagctgaagatgGAGAGGAGTCTCAAGAAACTGCTGAGGAaactggagaggaggagaaggaagagaaagaagcagcagggaaggaagaaacCGAAGTGAAGAAAAAGGCTTGA